The nucleotide window TTGGGGAATTGAGGTTCATATTCATTATACAAGGATGCGCTTAAATGGAAAACTGGTTACACGTAGGATTCTTGGAATCTTTAAAAGAAGATAAAGCAAAAGTGGTCAAAGGCGCAATTGCAGTTTTTTGCCACGAAGCGCAGGTCTATGCCGTGGACAATCGCTGTCCGCATATGGGCTTCCCGCTTCACATGGGGAGCCTCTTCGATGGCATACTCACCTATCACTGGCATCATGCACGTTTTGATGTAACAAGTTTTAAAAAACCTGCTTAACCACACCATACAGCCTCGAGATTCTAATTGAAGCATCCAGGTTATTTATCTAAAACTTATGTTCGATTATTGGTTGAAGGAAAAGCCCTACTGAAAGGGCTGTGTACTCTTTACTCTAAATCTTCTAAATCAATCGTTGTTGTATACGGATCGCTGTCAAAAGAAAGTAGCACGTCCAACTCTAACTCGAGTTCTTCGTCCATGTCATTAATGCCGACCGTTGTTTCAGCTCCTTCTACTTCTCCTCCGGGCTGTACATCGTTTTGACCAGTTTCTAAATCAACGTCTTCGACTATGCCCTCGCTGTCGGTTTCGACACCATCTTGATAGCCAGTAAAGATAAATGTCATAAACGGAGACGCGTTTTCATCAGAATTATTTACCCAATCGTACTCAATAACAAGGACGTCATCTCCATCATGATCGGTGCTCAAGGTGTAATCTTGAACGGTCAAGGTATAATCATCAATCTCCATCGATTCTCCTATAACAATCTCCGCGTTTTCATCATCTGCCTCCTCGATATTTTCTTCGTTAACGCCTTCTTCAGTGTCTTGTTCTTCTTCCTCTGTTGCTCCTGCGTCCACTTCTTCTGTAACATCGTCCATCTCTTCTTCTGATTCAGATTCTTCGCTTTCGTTATCTTCGTCAGACGCAAAATCAGGTTCTTCATCTGTTGGCAACATTGCTATAAGTATCCAAAACCCAAACTTATAAATAATTGTAATAATACCTAAGATCATGCCGACAGTAGCGCTTGTCTTTTTAAACATTTGTTTCCTGCCAATGATGCCAAAAATAATTGCCATAACCCAAGCCGGGAACATGAACCACCCTAAAAAAGGGATGAAACCTATAACTAACCCGACAATCCCTAACACCAATGCCGCCGTAGCCATTGAATTTTTTTCCGGCATAGTGGTATTAGCTGTTGCTTCACTCATAATATTAACCCCCTATAGTTCATTACAAATGATATGATACTATATAATCTAAAACTTTTGTAGTAATACGCAGAAACTATTACCAACTTTAAGGTGTTTCATTCTTCATTATCCTTATACAATAGTTTTGGTTCTTTTGGGGTTCCTTTTCTGAAATATTGAGATTTAGAAATGGAATTTGTTACAGAGTTTGTTGAAAGATTCAGGTTGATTGAAACAGTTGTTACGGCGTTTTTGGCTTTTCTGGGTTATGCCGGTAAGAAAGCATATCCGTTTGTAAAGGATGCACTTAAAACTATCAAAAAAGAAAGTAACTCAGACATCATCTCATGGCTAGCAGAAGAAGCCGTCGAATTGATGGAATCGAGATTTGAAGGGCAGGCAGGTGCAGACAAGTTTGAAGAAGCGACTGCATGGCTTGCGGAACCCTATATGCCATTTGATGAAGAAGCGCTTCTGTGTGCATTGCAACGAAAACAAAGATAACCTGTTCAATTAGGCCATGCCTTATTACGTGAAGACGCCAATTTTCATAGTTATTAAATGTATAAAGCCGTTTACGCGCAGAGTATAATCACTGGGAAAAAGAAAGCGGATCGCTGTTTGCAGAAAGCCAAAGAGACGATGTTCATTGCTATGGCCAGGTATTTGGCCGCCCATGCGCCAACGGCCTGTGAAATGCCACACACCGGAAAAATCGCCTGGATATTCATCAGGGCGATCAGTTATTCGAGGATGGTACAGGAAAGCTCTGAATGACTATCGGTTTTATCCGGTAGTCGTTCAGTTCTTGACTTCCTTACCTACAGGCTGTAGGATTGAATAAACTACACTCGGTAGTTGAAATCAATGGCTTACGGGAATGCAAGCGAAGGAAAAATCGAAGACATAGACGGCCATGAATTATCGGCGAGGGTCCTGGCCTGAGGTTCCTTGCGTCGGAAATGGAGTGGCTAACAATGCTGACGCTCAAGCGAGTGAAAAAAGGAACGAGGAAGAAACTCTGGGGTAGGTGTCTCCTGTGACAGAAATGTATATACATATTTTCATTATGACAGTTGTAGCAAGTATTGGTTTCTTTATCATGAAGGTGGCAAATAAAGCGACGGAAAAATATCTTCCTGCATCGTGGCATTATTACTCCTCCATGATGCTGTTTTCCCTGTTTGCGTTACCTATTTACGCTTGGTTTCAGTCGAATGCTGCATTATCTACGGCGACCGTCTTCATCCCTGTGAATAACGCAGCAGATACACTATTTTTTATAGATATGATTCCTTATGTGTTGCTCATGGGGACCGTCCTTTTTTTGGGGCTCCATGGGTACCGATATGTGAAAATGCACCGATGGTTACAATTCGCGTGTGAAGAATCCCTCGATGATCATCACCTTATGGCGTTTAGACGGGCTAAGCAAACATTGAACATTAAACGAAACATCCCTGTTTACATCTCCCCGTATATGACCACGCCCTTTATTTACGGCATTTTGAAGCCGAAAGTGGTTATACCGAAACTTGATTTCAGCCAGGAAGAACTTAGGCATATTTTTCTTCATGAATTAACCCACTATAAGCGTGGCGATTTGGTAACAAAAGCGATGAGCTTAATCATTCAAGCGATACATTGGTTCAATCCGGTGGTTTACATGGCCCGACAGGATATGGATCGTTTTGGCGAGTTTGCCTGCGACGAACGGATCACCAAGCATATGGACCAAACGGAAAAAACGAGGTACTGTGAACTCTTGCTTGTCGTTCTTTGGAACGTTCTCGACCAAAAAGAAGGTCATTATGCGGCGATGAGCCAAGGAAGAAAACATTTGGAACGAAGGCTGAAGGCCATTTCCACCAGTAGAGCCAGGTGGCGACGAACAATATTGGTGTGTGGAACAATCTTCACGGTATTGATAGTAGCTTTAGGAACAACAGCAGGCTTTACGGCAAACGCCCATGTTGAAACAGTTGAGCATCATATAAGTGAAGATTCAGCAGTGAACGGAGGCTATTTGGTTGCTCAATCGATCGATAAAGAAGATGTTAAAGGCGAAAAAAGCAAGTGGCATGATATTTACGGCAAAGATGAAAAGAAAGAATCAAAAAATAAAAAGGGAGGCGACAATGATACTGATAACAAGAAATAAAAGAGAGGAGGGGACTTACGGTGCAGAGAATTTCTCGTTCTGAAAAACAGATCATGGAGATTATTTGGCAGAATGACCGAGCACTAACGACAGCTGAGATTTTACAGCAACTGCCTGACGAGAAAGCGTGGAAGCAAAATACTGTTATTACATTTTTGGCGCGTTTGATTGAAAAGGAATGTGTAAGAGCCACTCGGATCGGTCGGGCCAATCATTATGAGGCTTATATCACGGAGGAAGAATACCGGGCTCAGGAGACCAAACAGTTTATCAATGACGTACACGAAGGCTCATTATCCGGTTTTCTGCAGACGCTCACGGAGAATGGTGATTTAACGAAAGCAGATATCGAAAGCATCATGAAGAAAATGCGAGAGTGATCAATCATATGTAGGGACTGCTGAATAACGGAAAAAGACTGGCACATAAGCATTTTCCGTTGGTGTTGTCAAAGTTGGATGCAAGGAACCCACCCTATAAGCAAAAAACCCTTGCACTTCTGGCAACGTACGGAGGGACGGTGCTGCAATGGCGAGACTCCAGCGGAAAAACGGACGCGTCAAGCCCCCGCAGCGCCGCGAGGAGGCTTGACCGTTCGTCCGCGGAAAGCGAAGCCATGGAAGCGGCATCCCGGCTTCAGCTGATAACTGCAAGTTATTCAGCAATCCCTATGTATAGGAATGTTAAGCGGGAGAGTGAAAGGGATGGATGCTGCTCTAACCATATTGATCATCTTCATGGGTTTTGCGGTTTATTTTTTTCACAAACGTGCATGGGGCAGTATGCTTTACTGTATCATCATTACCGCATTGGTGTTTACGGTGAGCCTTCCCATGGTTGGAACGTTTAATGACATTTAAGTTGCGAATGAGAAGGAGAGGGTTTCATTGGTTCATATACTGACAACGTCGGGTTGTACCTCCTGTCGGCAAGCAAAAGAATGGTTGACAGCCCATCATATCCCTTTTACGGAAAAGAATATTTTTACGGAACCCCTTTCCGTTGAAGAAGTGAAAACGATTATGTTTATGACCGAAGATGGGACGAATGATGTGATATCTAGACGTTCCAAAACATTTCGAAGATTAAACGTTGACCTTGATACGTTATCATTACAGCATTTGTTTAAATTGATCAGTCAATATCCCGGTTTATTGCGAAAACCGATCATTTTTGATGATAAACGGCTGCAAGTCGGGTATCATGAAGAGGAAATGCGCCAATTCTTACCTAGACAGGTTCGTTCCTATCTCTTGCATGAAGCGCGGAAAATAGAAAAAATAGTCGAATAAAGTTAAGCGCTGATTTGTAGATACGCACGCCAAAGTGATTGATCTCGTTCATGAGATCCTTCCGATCAAAAATATCGTGATAGAGGTGGCGCAGTTTGATACGCAGAAAATCAAAAAACCATCCATATCCAGGGATTTATACCAAAAAGGTGATCAATTAGGCTTGCTTTTGGAATGTACGGGAATATGTATTGTTCCGCGACAATCACACATGCCAACATTGCAAAGGAAAATCAAAAGATGCTTAAATGTCCATCATATTGATTCCAGAAAAATGGGCGGAGACAGCCCTGATAATCTCATCTGCTTATACGAAACATGCCATAAAATGATTCATCAAGAAGGAAAAGAGCATCTGTTTAAAAGACAAACGCCATCGTTGCGGGACGCCTCATAAATGACCGCGATGCGTTGGTTTATCTAAAGCTTTTCAGCTGTTCGACAAAGTTCAATTCAACGAAAAGATTGTTTCATCTTTGGCCGAAGAGCAACTGGACATTTTGATTTAAGATTATTGGATGGTACTTGTGTCCACAAGAGTGCTAATTACAAAAAATTGAGAGCTATTGAGAGAGCAAGCACATTATTGACATAAACCCAAAAAGGAGGGGGCAGGCTGTCTCCTCTCATGACTAAAGTCACGAGTCTCCGACAGCCCTAAGATGAAAAAATTTTTAGTGGTATTATTAGTATTTTTACTCATTCCATCGGGGACGATGGCGCAAGAAGAAAGAAGCAATACTGAAGATAGGGATGGATCAGATTGGACGATTGAAAACATTTGGAATGATATCGCCCAAATGATTGAAGACCTCTTTGATATCGATCTCGATAATATTGAAATGCAACCACCTCCGGGAGATCAAAATACGGAGGAAGAATCCGCTGATGATGGGTCATCTGAACAAGATGAAACATTGGGGAGCGCTCAAACGAGTGACGAGGATATCGAAGTAGGCAGCGATTTCGAGCAGGAAGTCGTG belongs to Salicibibacter cibi and includes:
- a CDS encoding DUF5067 domain-containing protein → MSEATANTTMPEKNSMATAALVLGIVGLVIGFIPFLGWFMFPAWVMAIIFGIIGRKQMFKKTSATVGMILGIITIIYKFGFWILIAMLPTDEEPDFASDEDNESEESESEEEMDDVTEEVDAGATEEEEQDTEEGVNEENIEEADDENAEIVIGESMEIDDYTLTVQDYTLSTDHDGDDVLVIEYDWVNNSDENASPFMTFIFTGYQDGVETDSEGIVEDVDLETGQNDVQPGGEVEGAETTVGINDMDEELELELDVLLSFDSDPYTTTIDLEDLE
- a CDS encoding phage holin, LLH family, yielding MEFVTEFVERFRLIETVVTAFLAFLGYAGKKAYPFVKDALKTIKKESNSDIISWLAEEAVELMESRFEGQAGADKFEEATAWLAEPYMPFDEEALLCALQRKQR
- a CDS encoding M56 family metallopeptidase; protein product: MYIHIFIMTVVASIGFFIMKVANKATEKYLPASWHYYSSMMLFSLFALPIYAWFQSNAALSTATVFIPVNNAADTLFFIDMIPYVLLMGTVLFLGLHGYRYVKMHRWLQFACEESLDDHHLMAFRRAKQTLNIKRNIPVYISPYMTTPFIYGILKPKVVIPKLDFSQEELRHIFLHELTHYKRGDLVTKAMSLIIQAIHWFNPVVYMARQDMDRFGEFACDERITKHMDQTEKTRYCELLLVVLWNVLDQKEGHYAAMSQGRKHLERRLKAISTSRARWRRTILVCGTIFTVLIVALGTTAGFTANAHVETVEHHISEDSAVNGGYLVAQSIDKEDVKGEKSKWHDIYGKDEKKESKNKKGGDNDTDNKK
- a CDS encoding BlaI/MecI/CopY family transcriptional regulator; this translates as MQRISRSEKQIMEIIWQNDRALTTAEILQQLPDEKAWKQNTVITFLARLIEKECVRATRIGRANHYEAYITEEEYRAQETKQFINDVHEGSLSGFLQTLTENGDLTKADIESIMKKMRE
- the spx gene encoding transcriptional regulator Spx, which codes for MVHILTTSGCTSCRQAKEWLTAHHIPFTEKNIFTEPLSVEEVKTIMFMTEDGTNDVISRRSKTFRRLNVDLDTLSLQHLFKLISQYPGLLRKPIIFDDKRLQVGYHEEEMRQFLPRQVRSYLLHEARKIEKIVE
- a CDS encoding HNH endonuclease signature motif containing protein, coding for MIEVAQFDTQKIKKPSISRDLYQKGDQLGLLLECTGICIVPRQSHMPTLQRKIKRCLNVHHIDSRKMGGDSPDNLICLYETCHKMIHQEGKEHLFKRQTPSLRDAS